In Motacilla alba alba isolate MOTALB_02 chromosome 21, Motacilla_alba_V1.0_pri, whole genome shotgun sequence, the following are encoded in one genomic region:
- the RBP7 gene encoding retinoid-binding protein 7 has translation MPVDFSGTWNLVSNDNFEGYMVALGIDFATRKIAKMLKPQKVIKQDGDSFYIHTTSTFRDYLLEFKVGEEFEEDNKGLDNRKCKSLVTWENDKLVCVQTGEKKNRGWTHWLEGDDLHLELRCENQVCRQVFKRA, from the exons ATGCCTGTGGATTTCAGCGGCACCTGGAACCTTGTCAGCAATGACAATTTCGAAGGTTATATGGTGGCCTTAG GTATTGACTTTGCAACGCGCAAAATAGCGAAAATGCTGAAGCCTCAGAAGGTGATCAAACAAGACGGTGATTCATTCTATATCCATACCACTAGCACATTCAGAGATTATTTGCTTGAATTCAAAGTTGGAGAAGAGTTTGAGGAGGATAATAAAGGCTTGGATAACAGAAAATGCAAG AGCCTTGTTACCTGGGAAAATGACAAACTTGTCTGTGTCCAGACTGGTGAGAAGAAGAACAGGGGCTGGACTCACTGGCTGGAAGGGGATGACCTCCACTTG gagCTTCGTTGTGAGAATCAAGTCTGTAGACAGGTCTTCAAGAGAGCTTGA
- the NMNAT1 gene encoding nicotinamide/nicotinic acid mononucleotide adenylyltransferase 1 gives MEDPDSRTEVVLLACGSFNPITNMHLRLFELAKDYLQETGKYKVIKGIISPVGDAYKKKGLISANHRVTMAKLATKNSDWVEVDDWESCQSEWLETLKVLRYHHQKLLSADVTNSLQDAAPITKLGRKRKQQPNSHEPIKKRNQSAVVKSVPQVKLLCGSDMLESFGVPNLWKLEDITEIVEKHGLVCISRAGNNVQKFIYESDILWRHKNNIHLVEEWITNDISSTKIRRALRRGQSIRYLVPEGVRAYIERNRLYSAESEDRNAGLLLAPLQKHASDPRGSQALSN, from the exons ATGGAAGATCCTGACTCCAGGACTGaggtggtgctgctggcctgCGGGTCCTTCAATCCCATCACCAACATGCACCTGAGGCTCTTTGAGCTGGCCAAAGACTACCTCCAGGAAACAG gaaaatACAAAGTAATCAAAGGCATCATTTCACCAGTGGGTGATGCATATAAGAAGAAAGGTCTGATCAGTGCAAATCACCGAGTGACTATGGCAAAACTGGCGACGAAAAACTCAGACTGGGTGGAAGTTGATGATTGGGAAAGCTGCCAGAGCGAGTGGTTGGAAACACTCAAGGTTTTAAG GTATCATCATCAAAAGCTTTTATCTGCTGATGTCACTAATAGTCTGCAGGATGCTGCACCCATAACAAAGCTGGGACGGAAGAGAAAACAGCAACCAAACAGCCATGAGCccattaaaaagagaaatcagagTGCGGTTGTAAAAA GTGTCCCACAGGTTAAACTGCTTTGTGGAAGTGACATGCTGGAATCTTTTGGAGTCCCCAACCTGTGGAAGTTGGAGGACATCACTGAAATTGTGGAAAAACACGGCCTTGTGTGTATCAGCAGGGCCGGAAACAACGTTCAGAAATTCATCTACGAGTCGGATATTTTGTGGAGACATAAGAATAACATTCACCTTGTGGAAGAATGGATCACAAATGATATTTCCTCCACCAAGATCCGGAGAGCCCTGCGGAGGGGCCAGAGCATTCGCTACCTGGTGCCCGAGGGGGTGCGGGCGTACATCGAGAGGAACAGGCTGTACAGTGCCGAGAGCGAGGACAGGaatgcagggctgctcctggcgcCACTGCAGAAACATGCCAGCGACCCCAGGGGCTCACAGGCCCTGAGCAACTGA
- the LOC119710471 gene encoding protein LZIC isoform X3 has protein sequence MASRGTTETSKLKQNLEEQLDRLMQQLQDLEECREELDADEYEETKKETLEQLSEFNDSLKKIMSGDMTLVDELSGMQLAIQAAISQAFKTPEVIRMFAKKQPRQLRTRLAEMDRDLMVGKLPRDLYTQQKLEILTALRKLGEKLTGDDEMFLSTNAGTALSQFERVSTDLGSGDKVFALASVEVEKAKQ, from the exons atggcTTCAAGAGGAACAACAGAGACcagtaaactaaaacaaaacttGGAGGAGCAGTTGGACAGATTAATGCAGCAACTTCAAGATCTGGAAGAATGCAG AGAGGAGCTGGATGCAGATGAGTATGAAGAGACCAAAAAAGAAACTCTAGAGCAGCTGAGTGAGTTCAATGACTCCCTGAAGAAGATCATGTCTGGAGATATGACTTTGGTGGATGAGCTCAGTGGCATGCAACTG GCAATACAAGCAGCCATCAGCCAAGCATTTAAAACTCCAGAAGTGATTAGAATGTTTGCAAAGAAGCAGCCGAGGCAATTGAGGACAAGGCTGGCAGAG ATGGACAGAGACTTAATGGTTGGGAAGTTGCCACGAGACCTGTACACCCAACAGAAACTGGAAATCCTGACTGCCCTCAGAAAGCTTGGTGAGAAG CTCACTGGTGATGATGAGATGTTCTTGTCAACAAACGCTGGTACAGCCCTGAGCCAATTTGAGAGAgtctccactgaccttg gatCAGGAGACAAAGTCTTTGCTCTTGCAAGTGTTGAAGtagaaaaggcaaaacaatGA